One Spodoptera frugiperda isolate SF20-4 chromosome 30, AGI-APGP_CSIRO_Sfru_2.0, whole genome shotgun sequence genomic window carries:
- the LOC118269795 gene encoding pre-mRNA-splicing factor 18: MDILKAEIARKRKLLEEKNLLDPTKNKKYFKRGELLAKEQEEYLKKYGPRMPEPEDETVSQEVKNERARATQATNDAENTEIVGLPRTEVIKRLRERGHPIWLFGENELQSFKRLRRIEIQEPEANRGLRNDFQEAMEKVDEAYLNEILALGTQSDNDKQLKEDALDDSVTYESIQEMAKTMGQGDKNHDMNVIMTLLQFLLKLWGQQLNSATGAEKTAVKHKMTRATFTQTQVYLKPLVRKLKKKNLPDDICESLCEITKHLLERNYIMASDAYLQMAIGNAPWPIGVTMVGIHARTGREKIFSKNVAHVMNDETQRKYIQALKRLMTKCQEYFPTDPSRCVEYTTLR, from the exons ATGGATATTCTAAAGGCCGAAATTGCTAGAAAACGTAAGCTTCTCGAAGAAAAGAATTTACTG GATCCAACTAAAAACAAGAAATACTTCAAAAGAGGTGAACTCCTCGCTAAGGAACAGGAggaatatttaaagaaatatggCCCACGGATGCCCGAACCAGAGGACGAAACTGTGTCACAAGAAGTTAAAAACGAAAGAG CAAGGGCTACACAAGCAACCAATGATGCGGAGAACACTGAAATAGTTGGTTTACCAAGAACAGAAGTCATAAAAAGGTTACGAGAAAGAGGTCATCCTATCTGGTTGTTTGGTGAAAATGAGTTGCAGTCATTCAAAAGATTGAGAAGGATAGAAATTCAGGAACCAGAAGCTAACAGA GGTTTGAGAAATGACTTCCAAGAAGCTATGGAGAAAGTAGACGAAGCATACCTGAATGAAATTTTGGCTTTAGGAACTCAG AGTGACAATGATAAACAGCTTAAAGAAGATGCATTAGATGATTCAGTAACTTACGAGTCCATACAAGAAATGGCAAAGACGATGGGGCAGGGTGACAAAAACCATGATATGAATGTTATCATGACTTTATTACAG TTTCTACTAAAACTATGGGGGCAACAACTGAACTCTGCAACAGGTGCAGAGAAAACTGCTGTGAAACATAAAATGACGCGAGCCACCTTCACTCAAACTCAAGTGTACCTAAAGCCTTTGGTGCGAaaactgaaaaagaaaaatcttccAGATGACATCTGTGAAAGTCTCTGTGAAATTACCAAACATTTGTTAGAAAGGAATTATATTAtg GCAAGTGATGCATATCTTCAGATGGCTATAGGAAATGCCCCATGGCCCATTGGTGTGACTATGGTCGGTATTCACGCCCGTACAGGTCGAGAAAAGATCTTCTCCAAAAATGTGGCCCATGTCATGAATGACGAAactcaaagaaaatatattcaagCATTGAAAAGACTCATGACAAAATGCCAAGAATACTTCCCAACCGATCCTTCAAGATGTGTTGAATATACTACACTTAGATAA
- the LOC118269796 gene encoding chymotrypsin-1-like, whose amino-acid sequence MLVVLIIPLRNVVNMTSSFFNAFVVLLSFVLVIKVSAIDFRIIGGLHAPEEYGRFHASVQNLTGHHVCGGAVVSQWFVVSAAHCVHKANPRFMKIVAGTNNLDVGGKRCDVSRIIVHRRYNSTSRQHDIALLKTKSPFDFEIIKPLKLSKRELHEGDEIVLVGFGASEPHGSSSRIMYTLEMPVFNQEICEYAMRYSRPVTKEMFCTFTQIGQGTCHGDSGSPLVIGNELVGIVSWGIPCAVGFPDVHTRLAPYVDWIKMHIREGYCGAPKRQFFMQSNVSNQQ is encoded by the exons atgttagttGTATTAATTATTCCTTTGCGGAATGTAGTTAACATGACGTCGTCTTTCTTCAATGCGTTCGTAGTACTTTTAAGTTTCGTTTTAGTTATTAAAG TTTCAGCAATAGACTTCAGGATAATAGGAGGTTTACACGCGCCTGAAGAATATGGAAGGTTTCATGCGTCTGTTCAGAATTTGACTGGACATCACGTTTGTGGTGGAGCTGTGGTGTCCCAGTGGTTTGTGGTTTCTGCAGCCCATTGTGTTCATAA AGCAAACCCTCGTTTTATGAAAATAGTAGCAGGCACTAACAATTTAGATGTTGGGGGTAAAAGATGTGACGTTTCTAGAATAATCGTGCACCGACGATACAATTCCACTAGCAGACAACACGATATTGCACTTCTCAAAACGAAAAGTccatttgattttgaaattattaaaccTTTGAAATTAAGTAAACGGGAACTTCATGAAGGCGATGAGATTGTTCTGGTTGGATTTGGTGCTAGTGag CCACATGGATCTTCGAGTCGCATTATGTACACTTTAGAAATGCCAGTTTTTAATCAAGAAATATGCGAATATGCTATGAGATATTCGAGACCGGTCACCAAAGAAATGTTTTGCACATTCACGCAGATTGGTCAGGGAACATGCCAC gGAGATTCTGGCAGTCCATTAGTGATAGGTAATGAGCTCGTTGGCATAGTGTCTTGGGGAATTCCTTGCGCCGTAGGATTCCCAGACGTCCATACAAGATTGGCTCCGTACGTTGACTGGATTAAGATGCATATTCGCGAAGGCTATTGCGGTGCTCCCAAGCGCCAATTTTTTATGCAAAGTAATGTAAGTAATCAGCAATAA
- the LOC118269794 gene encoding DNA helicase MCM9-like, protein MIFDYVIKFHLEDCLNILSEHDNLGYYSVKIDFLKLFETYPDVGDKVLCSPVESLPACNKDLIKVQQTILERDEYKSAIAKLDYCYLKRNIHARFFGLPVCPELHRTVFPKNVDLGCFLKVTGTVVRVTQSKMLEYQRKYVCMKCKYENCVEAEFENRYILRPPSKCGNDVKACKSSTFSQVPLVSREHCKDYQEIKIQEQVNKLSIGTIPGSMWVVLEDDLVDCCKPGDDVIICGTVRRRWRPSSTNKKSEVELVLQANYIEVCNAQKSEVLSSAPDVKDCFDEFWSKYEACPMKGRDRILASVCPQVYGLHLVKLAVLLTVITGSNHVAENIQDGKKNAQDDKHATRVRGQCHLLLVGDPGTGKSQLLRTGAELTARSVFTSGAGSTRAGLTCAALREDGEWQLEAGALVLSDGGVCCIDEISQLREHDRTAIHEAMEQQTISVAKAGIVCKLNTRCAIIAACNPKGHYDTDQPLSVNVSLGTPLLSRFDLIFILLDSKNKTWDKLVSSYILFGDSNAAESKKRWNLEKLQMYISLVGPKYSEMTKSANVILQKYYMAQRMSEHRDASRTTVRMLDSLVRLSQAHCRLMYRTTILPMDAVVAISLVDLSMQDCTLDDTADALHSTIPKYPDFEYLSTAKKLLTRLNLIDIWRNELLYYAKLLQVDHKTLESDLETGNCKLFAKHDDVTDDNIQLSASLITSSYFNNKKANKNNENTLVEDIENKRKDKEFKNDGINERFAVTLKKHKTLNSTEKEPPSVKKKGGNKRKRKEVTVDISGVKNKLAKRAKKSKGKSNSNEDHESNSDEEFVEEQIVLKAVPSVNDALADLGIDFHFDNGSDEINVNIDETSVNNESNNDKSGPKETETPKKIDTSEENLDSVLDISIEIGTKKADVKERTVSKLKQFQFVSKHDLDKYDDKPRKPLDNTTTDNVVDTVKLKEKNIDKSASNTKASTSKSQLSMFEGIDTDIGKIHEGRIDTDVTVLAQVKGKENTSTLSNQKPSNPSSQISMFESSDCDIDLDI, encoded by the exons atgattttcgATTATGTTATCAAGTTTCATTTGGAAGACTGcttgaatattttatcagaACATGATAACTTAGGCTACTACAGCGTCAAAATCGA cttcttaaaactttttgaaacgTATCCTGACGTTGGAGATAAAGTGCTATGCAGTCCTGTGGAGAGTTTACCGGCTTGTAATAAGGATTTAATAAAAGTTCAGCAAACTATTCTTGAACGCGATGAATACAAATCAGCGATTGCAAAGTTAGACTATTGCTATTTAAAACGTAACATTCATGCAAGATTCTTCGGATTACCAGTTTGTCCTGAATTACATCGAACAGTTTTCCCGAAAAATGTGGATTTGGGATGTTTTTTAAAAGTCACAG GCACTGTTGTCAGAGTCACACAGTCTAAAATGCTGGAGTatcaaagaaaatatgtttgtatgaaGTGTAAATATGAGAACTGTGTGGAAGCGGAATTTGAGAACCGATACATTTTGCGACCTCCATCAAAATGTGGCAATGATGTCAAAGCTTGTAAAAGTTCTACATTCTCACAAGTGCCTCTAGTTTCAAGGGAACATTGTAAAGATTATCAGGAAATTAAAATACAG GAGCAAGTGAACAAGTTGAGTATTGGAACTATACCTGGATCCATGTGGGTGGTGTTGGAAGATGATCTGGTAGACTGCTGCAAACCTGGGGATGATGTCATTATTTG TGGCACAGTTAGACGCCGATGGCGACCCTCAAGCACTAACAAGAAGTCAGAAGTTGAATTAGTGTTACAAGCAAATTACATAGAAGTCTGCAATGCACAGAAGTCTGAGGTTTTATCCTCTGCACCTGATGTAAAGGACTGTTTCGATGAATTCTGGTCTAAGTATGAAGCTTGTCCAATGAAAGGGAGAGACCGGATTTTAGCTTCTGTGTGTCCTCAG GTTTATGGTCTGCACTTAGTGAAGTTGGCAGTGCTTCTAACAGTGATTACTGGCTCGAATCATGTTGCTGAGAACATACAAGATGGCAAGAAAAATGCTCAAGATGATAAACACGCGACTCGTGTGCGTGGCCAGTGTCATTTACTTCTCGTTGGTGATCCAG GTACTGGCAAGTCACAGTTGCTTCGCACGGGTGCAGAATTGACAGCTAGATCTGTATTCACTTCGGGAGCCGGCAGTACTCGAGCTGGTCTTACTTGTGCAGCACTTAgg GAAGATGGTGAATGGCAACTAGAAGCTGGTGCGTTAGTTCTGTCAGATGGTGGAGTATGTTGTATTGACGAGATATCCCAGCTCAGAGAACATGACCGCACCGCTATACATGAGGCTATGGAACAACAAACTATATCTGTTGCAAAG GCCGGTATTGTATGCAAATTGAACACGCGCTGTGCAATAATTGCTGCTTGTAATCCCAAAGGACACTATGATACAGATCAACCGCTCAGCGTCAATGTTTCTTTGGGAACACCCCTGCTAAGTAG gtTCGATTTAATCTTTATTCTATTGGACTCGAAGAATAAAACTTGGGACAAACTAGTATCGTCATACATACTATTTGGAGACTCAAATGCAGCAGAATCTAAGAAAAGATGGAATCTCGAAAAGTTGCAg ATGTACATAAGTCTAGTCGGCCCGAAGTATTCAGAAATGACAAAGTCAGCAAATGTGATTCTCCAGAAATATTACATGGCACAAAGAATGTCTGAACATCGAGATGCATCTCGCACAACTGTGAGAATGTTAGACAGCTTAGTAAG ATTATCTCAAGCGCATTGTCGCCTAATGTACCGTACAACAATCCTCCCAATGGATGCAGTCGTAGCAATTTCACTAGTCGATCTTTCTATGCAAGACTGCACTCTCGATGACACAGCAGATGCCTTACACTCAACTATACCCAAATACCCAGACTTTGAATACTTAAGCACAGCCAAAAAACTTTTGACAAGGTTGAATTTGATAGATATATGGCGAAATGAACTTCTATACTACGCGAAGTTATTACAAGTTGACCATAAAACGTTAGAAAGTGATTTAGAAACAGGAAATTGTAAACTATTCGCGAAACATGATGATGTTACTGATGACAACATTCAACTATCAGCGTCACTTATAACTAGttcatatttcaataataaaaaagctaataaaaataatgaaaatactcTTGTTGAAGATATTGAGAATAAAAGAAAGGATAAAGAGTTCAAGAATGATGGTATAAATGAAAGATTTGCTGTTACTTTGAAGAAACATAAGACTCTTAATAGTACAGAAAAAGAACCGCCCAGTGTTAAAAAGAAAGGCGGTAACAAACGCAAAAGAAAAGAAGTAACTGTAGACATATCTGGAGTAAAGAATAAATTAGCTAAAAGAGCTAAAAAGTCTAAAGGAAAATCAAATTCCAATGAGGATCATGAATCTAATAGTGATGAAGAATTTGTAGAAGAGCAAATTGTTTTGAAAGCTGTACCAAGTGTAAATGATGCCTTAGCTGATTTAGGCATTGATTTCCATTTTGATAATGGTAGTGATGAAATTAATGTTAACATTGATGAAACTAGTGTTAACAATGAAAGTAACAATGATAAATCAGGACCTAAAGAAACAGAAACACCTAAAAAGATTGACACATCTGAGGAAAATCTCGACAGTGTACTAGATATTAGTATTGAAATTGGCACAAAAAAGGCTGATGTTAAAGAAAGAACTGTGAGTAAACTCAAACAGTTCCAATTTGTTAGTAAACATGATTTGGATAAGTATGATGATAAGCCAAGAAAGCCTTTGGATAATACAACTACAGATAATGTCGTTGATACAGTGAAATTAAAGGAAAAGAATATAGATAAGAGTGCTTCTAATACTAAAGCATCTACTTCTAAATCTCAGTTATCAATGTTTGAAGGTATAGATACAGATATAGGTAAGATACATGAAGGTAGAATAGATACAGATGTGACAGTCCTTGCTCAAGTGAAAGGCAAAGAAAATACTTCAACATTATCAAATCAAAAGCCATCAAATCCTAGTTCTCAAATATCAATGTTTGAAAGTTCAGACTGTGATATAGATTTAGACATATGA
- the LOC118269792 gene encoding LOW QUALITY PROTEIN: reticulocyte-binding protein homolog 1-like (The sequence of the model RefSeq protein was modified relative to this genomic sequence to represent the inferred CDS: deleted 2 bases in 1 codon; substituted 1 base at 1 genomic stop codon), with protein MALKKLPNEVQSLLCASAQINSFKRAMEELIYNSLDAGSTSIAIRIHIQESTIQVIDNGHGIAKTDFHLIGQRYMTSKVMDVATLKAAPKNYGYRGEFLANIIAVSQMVKVTSRHESSEDTWTKIFLNGKEKKFTKMTTRPTKGTTVDIKGFLYNLNIQKRGIDPMNELQNIKMFLEQLSLVHNHISLSLRDDSQNEIVFKIHKKRDIYQTLSNLFNIDKKDVQELQVEKNEYKVKGFIGKVDKELDLHWIYVNRKFIHNSSKLHKIINEYFKKCLNIRDQTRIKSKVKLIXVIVCRQKQKSLITTDFNYYILQRHIDENELFNQNIPFYIIFITCPYIDYDINYTTKQSIIEFKNWHQMNKMLEKLVKFFIGDVKLKEIKNVEKTVSNTDRRNDKESNDTRDQVKKIIDKILGSNSKKLGVSQLQNGVKGKLVKRKNKKKMKESVNVQRLLFQKETNKNVDDKSPSVSNALPISNHNVQENAIQQVQENTDNIDKAKVHKVREIPNHCRKRRKIPKQKKYAIKEIPKLNKKNKDLASPVLQMEQNITSPKIKRNIIKQRQLEIKHKIKNIKPNLHYLKNTDSVYKRSKIVAQEAEEFLRNNNIKRIKPNVNYYERKKNPHLLKNNYCAIKEHEQRINKVNYQYIMKKLKTKPYKTTYDLLQTIINSQKLILDTVGNNVSEEIDKELYRKRDVPLHLPKLSKRYTTTNRYAYNEYSDVIGKNINEMSLFRSNREEQNKMYHYEDNFSEILSVYRENESDKPKSGERFEHTDTYNYYQKYTMQEETAHPITNALSLLTYDSHRYGNNEVFERNETENCRTTKPNIRFITKQSKDNFATSDDIRVQFKRPRKIMTNRQTKTYDVRRIQNISESLYTIEYSKSSENNYDIASKEVVSMNMDYENVDDYYKNYSKTIGDDAFAMIDQAFGNTYTLNSFHVNFATQHSRNETHQRYESSQLFETHSIHDNRNEINNVYNQPKDNITTSKKDTNFVFVSKSQNSTHTRVSEHNNIIEPLDVCETVLHEIGSGEREFDFTFNENHRRNDSLYNMSPNNNDIVNEQENRENLINLNEAIKENGGDVSHHFNNMVQTTDNQLKDNDNIDKNIQDQEFLEKNQPQPIDKDVIVEDLTDINIGNNFNVEQDCNFVINNFNLKNRPRFVPKGMSQIFENCRTKSACDYTLDKDYYEDSIYNNFVNDVQVNAEIYEPTIQNVEDLATKNVHKFQTKVKKDHASLVFDENSLKTATVLGQVDCKFIAAIMENRHVPTTEASQYLILFDQHAVHERIRLEKNLADYIIDDKWTSVAVDDMILKMSKDEILYLHNYKDKFNQLGLFWTISDDNEVIVHSIPEAILGKNPREVDKVIKAVRNVIIEEINVIKLQKGCMSLYPKSIMDLVFSEACRYAIKFGDQLSKNDCVELLNGLSSCKTPFQCAHGRPVMAVIMDIKEDKREYKINMEHFKRFKKIN; from the exons ATGGCGTTGAAAAAGTTACCTAACGAAGTTCAGTCTTTATTATGTGCATCGGCTCAAATTAATAGCTTCAAGAGAGCTATGGAAGAATTA ATTTACAATTCACTAGACGCAGGATCAACATCGATTGCGATAAGAATACACATTCAAGAAAGTACAATACAAGTGATAGATAATGGACACGGAATCGCAAAAACCGATTTCCATTTAATCGGTCAACGATATATGACAAGCAAAGTTATGGATGTGGCAACTTTGAAGGCGGCTCCGAAGAACTATGGATATCGTGGGGAGTTCCTAGCGAATATCATTGCAGTGTCACAAATGGTTAAAGTGACGTCAAGGCATGAGAGTTCAGAAGATACGTGGaccaagatatttttaaatggaaaagaGAAGAAGTTTACAAAAATGACAACGAGACCTACAAAAGGAACTACT GTAGACATCAAAGGATTTCTTTACAATCTAAACATACAAAAAAGAGGAATAGATCCAATGAATGAGCTGCAGAACATCAAAATGTTCCTTGAGCAACTATCACTAGTCCACAACCACATATCACTAAGTTTAAGAGATGATTCTCAAAATGAAATTGTCTTCAAAATTCATAAGAAAAGGGATATTTATCAAACattatctaatttatttaatatcgatAAGAAAGATGTGCAAGAACTTCAGGTGGAGAAGAATGAGTATAAAGTTAAAGGTTTCATAGGAAAAGTTGATAAAGAACTTGACTTACACTGGATCTATGTCAATAGGAAGTTTATACATAACAGTAGCAAGCTGCATAAGATTATAAACGAGTATTTTAAGAAATGCCTAAATATTAGAGACCAGACGAGAATAAAATCAAAGGTAAAATTAAT TTAGGTAATTGTTTGTCGTCAAAAgcaaaaatctttaattactactgactttaattattacatattacagaGACATATTGATGAAAATGAACTATTCAATCAAAATATTCCTTTCTATATTATATTCATCACTTGCCCATACATTGATTATGATATTaactacacaacaaaacaatcaaTCATAGAATTCAAAAATTGGCATCAAATGAATAAGATGTTAGAAAAGTTAGTGAAATTCTTCATTGGTGacgttaaattaaaagaaatcaaaaatgttgaaaagacGGTTTCGAATACGGATAGAAGAAATGATAAAGAAAGCAATGATACTCGAGATCAGGTTAAGAAAATTATAGATAAAATATTAGGAAGTAACTCAAAGAAGTTGGGAGTTTCACAATTACAGAACGGTGTAAAAG GGAAGctagttaaaagaaaaaataaaaagaagatgAAAGAAAGCGTTAATGTCCAAAGATTGTTATTCCAAAAAGagacaaacaaaaatgttgatGACAAAAGTCCATCAGTGAGTAATGCACTTCCGATTTCGAACCACAATGTGCAAGAAAACGCTATACAACAGGTACAAGAGAACACTGATAACATAGATAAGGCAAAAGTACACAAAGTACGCGAAATCCCTAACCATTGTCGCAAACGAAGAAAGATCcctaaacaaaagaaatatgcaATCAAAGAGATtccaaaactaaacaaaaaaaataaagaccTCGCTTCACCGGTACTACAAATGGAACAGAATATTACGTCACCAAAGATAaaacgtaatattataaaacaaagacaGTTAGAaatcaaacataaaataaaaaacatcaaacccaatttacattatttgaaaaatactgATTCTGTCTATAAAAGGAGCAAAATCGTAGCCCAAGAAGCAGAAGAATTTttacgtaataataatatcaaaagaataaaacccaatgtaaattattacgaaagaaagaaaaacccacacttattaaaaaacaattattgtgcAATAAAGGAACATGAACAGCGAatcaataaagttaattatcaGTACATaatgaagaaattaaaaacaaaaccatacaAAACAACGTACGACCtacttcaaacaattataaACAGTCAGAAGTTAATATTAGATACTGTAGGAAACAACGTAAGTGAGGAAATAGACAAAGAATTATACAGAAAACGTGACGTCCCACTTCATCTCCCTAAGCTCTCCAAAAGATACACGACAACAAATAGGTATGCTTATAACGAGTATTCAGACGTAATTggcaaaaatattaatgaaatgtcACTATTTAGAAGTAATAGAGAAGAACAAAATAAGATGTATCATTATGAAGACAATTTCAGCGAAATTCTTAGTGTTTACAGAGAAAATGAAAGTGATAAACCTAAAAGTGGAGAAAGATTTGAACATACagatacatataattattatcaaaaatatacaatgcaAGAAGAAACAGCACATCCTATTACTAACGCTCTGAGCTTGCTTACGTATGATAGCCACCGATATGGAAATAATGAAGTTTTTGAACGGAATGAAACTGAAAATTGTCGCACTACGAAGCcaaatattagatttattacaaaacagtCTAAAGATAATTTTGCTACATCTGATGATATAAGAGTTCAATTTAAAAGACCTCGTAAAATAATGActaacagacaaacaaaaacatacgaTGTACGAAGAATACAAAACATAAGTGAATCACTCTATACAATCGAGTATTCCAAAAGCagtgaaaataattatgacattgCTTCAAAAGAAGTAGTTTCTATGAATATGGATTATGAGAATGTCGATGACTATTACAAAAATTACAGCAAAACTATAGGTGATGACGCATTTGCGATGATTGATCAAGCTTTTGGTAATACTTATACACTAAATTCATTTCATGTAAACTTTGCAACACAACATTCAAGAAATGAGACACATCAAAGATATGAATCTAGCCAACTATTTGAAACTCATTCTATCCACGACAAtcgtaatgaaataaataatgtatacaaTCAACCTAAGGACAATATTACTACAAGTAAAAAAGACactaattttgtatttgtatctaAATCACAAAATTCTACACACACTAGGGTATCTGAgcacaataatataattgaaccATTAGATGTATGTGAAACAGTTTTACACGAAATCGGATCAGGTGAAAGAGAATTtgattttacatttaacgaaaaTCACCGAAGGAATGATTCTTTATACAACATGTCTcctaataataatgatattgttaaTGAACAAGAAAATCGAGAGAATTTAATTAATCTCAATGAAGCTATAAAGGAAAACGGAGGAGATGTTTCacatcattttaataacatgGTACAAACTACAGATAATCAGTTAAAGGATAATGATAATATTGACAAGAATATCCAAGATCAGGAATTTTTAGAGAAAAACCAACCTCAACCTATAGATAAAGACGTCATAGTTGAAGATTTGACTGATATCAACATTGGGAACAACTTCAATGTGGAGCAGGATTGTAACTttgtaataaacaatttcaatttaaaaaatagaccACGTTTTGTACCCAAAG GTATGTCtcaaatatttgaaaattgtcGCACAAAATCTGCATGCGACTATACTTTAGATAAAGATTATTATGAAGAT agCATTTACAACAATTTCGTTAATGATGTTCAAGTCAATGCAGAAATATATGAGCCAACGATACAAAACGTTGAAGATCTTGCAACAAAAAATGTTCACAAATTCCAAACTAAAGTGAAGAAAGATCACGCATCTTtagtttttgatgaaaattcgTTGAAAACTGCTACG GTTCTCGGTCAAGTTGATTGTAAATTTATTGCAGCAATAATGGAAAATCGTCATGTTCCCACAACAGAAGCTTCACAATATCTCATACTATTTGATCAACATGCTGTTCACGAGAGAATAAGGCTTGAAAAAAACTTAGcag ATTATATCATTGATGACAAATGGACTAGTGTCGCAGTAGATGATATGATTTTGAAGATGTCAAAAGACGAAATTCTTTACCTGCATAACTATAAAGATAAATTCAATCAGTTGGGTCTATTCTGGACTATTTCCGATGATAACGAAGTCATAGTTCATTCTATACCTGAAGCCATTCTCGGTAAAAATCCTAGAGAg GTTGATAAGGTAATAAAAGCCGTTAGGAACGTGATTATTGAAGAGATTAATGTTATTAAGTTGCAAAAAGGATGCATGTCGCTATACCCAAAGTCTATTATGGATTTAGTTTTTAGTGAG GCTTGCCGTTACGCCATAAAATTCGGCGATCAACTTTCAAAGAATGATTGCGTCGAATTGCTAAACGGATTGTCAAGTTGCAAAACGCCTTTTCAATGCGCACATGGAAGGCCTGTGATGGCAGTCATAATGGATATCAAAGAAGATAAAAGGGAGTATAag aTAAACATGGAACATTTCAAacgatttaagaaaataaattaa
- the LOC118269797 gene encoding mitochondrial transcription rescue factor 1, with protein sequence MSFLRRIITPALVSRVFRQEIIHRPIHCCVYQHVNITSKLVELYSNKTNYTTVRWKSKKRQYDSDDEELVLEDDSSLSKDSKVVKFSTTSMRTDVVLKSALSISRNKVEQMFYESKIRVNGKKILKKSASVRLGDEVDVIKMVSPKNPDHIYVSRVEILDVAAKEESIQVTARRFKHLLIENYENDPIKTSEEV encoded by the exons atgagTTTTTTGCGAAGAATTATTACTCCTGCACTCGTTAGCCGTGTATTTAGACAAGAAATTATTCACAGACCAATACATTGTTGTGTATATCAACAtgtaaacataacctcaaaactAGTGGAATTGTATTCTAATAAAACGAATTATACAACAGTACGTTGGAAATCAAAAAAG AGACAGTACGATTCAGACGACGAGGAACTTGTGCTAGAAGACGATTCGTCACTCTCAAAAGATTCAAAAGTAGTCAAATTTTCTACCACATCAATGAGAACTGATGTTGTTTTGAAATCAGCACTTAGTATATCAAGAaa TAAGGTGGaacaaatgttttatgaaagtaaaatCAGAGTCAACGGAAAGAAAATCTTAAAGAAAAGTGCATCA GTAAGGTTGGGCGATGAAGTAGATGTCATAAAGATGGTGAGCCCAAAGAATCCAGATCACATTTATGTGTCCCGAGTGGAAATCCTTGATGTAGCAGCTAAAGAAGAAAGCATTCAAGTTACAGCAAGGAGGTTCAAACACTTACTCATAGAGAACTATGAAAATGACCCTATAAAGACTTCAGAAGAAGTTTAA